A single window of Gossypium hirsutum isolate 1008001.06 chromosome A10, Gossypium_hirsutum_v2.1, whole genome shotgun sequence DNA harbors:
- the LOC107915191 gene encoding KHG/KDPG aldolase isoform X1, producing MDKPDHRTSLVKESPSQTQTKISLSILQLSKVDMVFTCIFPCNPVFQFQRLFTRSRLQQHHSAPLLSPSNLKPSSSSSSSHHYSHTFSLIQDSAVIACLRGNSAEQAMEAARAAVNGGIAVLEIVRSTPGVFEVLQALANEYPTKAFGVGTVLTAEDAKTAMKAGAKFLMSPATVNDILDDVRDTDVLYMPGVMTPTEIYSAHNAGAKIVKIYPVSALGGIRYISAIRKPFSHIPMVASQGITIDSVGDYIAPGAISVVLSDAIFDKEAMNQNNFDVVNRLATSAAVQGKIAVERKKR from the exons ATGGACAAACCGGACCATCGGACAAGTTTAGTTAAAGAGTCACCGAGTCAAACCCAAACCAAAATATCTCTCTCTATTCTGCAACTATCTAAAGTGGATATGGTTTTCACATGCATCTTCCCTTGTAATCCTGTATTTCAATTCCAAAGACTATTTACAAGGAGCCGTCTTCAACAACACCACTCAGCCCCTCTATTATCACCTTCCAATCTCAagccttcttcttcttcttcctcatctCATCATTATAGCCATACTTTTTCTCTCATTCAAGACTCTGCTGTTATTGCATGCCTTCGTGGCAACAG TGCTGAGCAGGCTATGGAAGCTGCTCGTGCTGCGGTTAATGGCGGCATTGCAGTT CTGGAAATTGTGAGATCAACCCCTGGTGTTTTTGAG GTCTTGCAGGCTCTGGCTAATGAATATCCAACTAAGGCCTTTGGT GTTGGGACGGTTTTAACTGCTGAGGATGCCAAAACTGCTATGAAGGCCGGAGCCAAGTTTCTTATGAGTCCTGCTACGGTGAAT GACATTCTAGATGATGTTCGAGACACTGATGTTCTATATATGCCTGGTGTAATGACCCCAACTGAA ATATACTCTGCTCATAATGCTGGTGCCAAGATTGTCAAG ATTTATCCTGTTTCCGCATTAGGTGGCATACGATACATATCAGCAATTAGGAAGCCTTTTTCTCACATCCCCATGGTTGCTTCCCAGGGCATAACTATAG ATTCAGTAGGTGACTATATTGCTCCGGGAGCTATATCAGTCGTTTTATCGGATGCCATTTTCGATAAGGAGGCAATGAACCAAAACAACTTTGATGTCGTAAATCG
- the LOC107915191 gene encoding KHG/KDPG aldolase isoform X2: MPSWQQAMEAARAAVNGGIAVLEIVRSTPGVFEVLQALANEYPTKAFGVGTVLTAEDAKTAMKAGAKFLMSPATVNDILDDVRDTDVLYMPGVMTPTEIYSAHNAGAKIVKIYPVSALGGIRYISAIRKPFSHIPMVASQGITIDSVGDYIAPGAISVVLSDAIFDKEAMNQNNFDVVNRLATSAAVQGKIAVERKKR; encoded by the exons ATGCCTTCGTGGCAACAG GCTATGGAAGCTGCTCGTGCTGCGGTTAATGGCGGCATTGCAGTT CTGGAAATTGTGAGATCAACCCCTGGTGTTTTTGAG GTCTTGCAGGCTCTGGCTAATGAATATCCAACTAAGGCCTTTGGT GTTGGGACGGTTTTAACTGCTGAGGATGCCAAAACTGCTATGAAGGCCGGAGCCAAGTTTCTTATGAGTCCTGCTACGGTGAAT GACATTCTAGATGATGTTCGAGACACTGATGTTCTATATATGCCTGGTGTAATGACCCCAACTGAA ATATACTCTGCTCATAATGCTGGTGCCAAGATTGTCAAG ATTTATCCTGTTTCCGCATTAGGTGGCATACGATACATATCAGCAATTAGGAAGCCTTTTTCTCACATCCCCATGGTTGCTTCCCAGGGCATAACTATAG ATTCAGTAGGTGACTATATTGCTCCGGGAGCTATATCAGTCGTTTTATCGGATGCCATTTTCGATAAGGAGGCAATGAACCAAAACAACTTTGATGTCGTAAATCG
- the LOC107915561 gene encoding polygalacturonase gives MKLSGCNLPGIIVMVFVMLSSSSTSAITNFNVLNFGAIPTGRTDSADSFLKAWNAACGTADSTFIYVPKGRYLVGPLAFKGQCKSSQIIIRIDGTIVAPLDYGVLGKSNNWFSFEDVSGVSIIGRGTFDAKGPSLWACKASNSNSCPSGATTLSFTKSNNIRINGLTSLNSQMFHIVINGCQNVHLEGVKIVAAGNSPNTDGIHVQLSRNVEILSTSIKTGDDCISIGSGTENLWIEQVTCGPGHGISIGSLAKDLEEEGVQNVTVKKTIFSNTQNGLRIKSWARPSNGYVQGIRFIDSVMKNVQNPIVIDQNYCPRNENCPGQVSGIKINDIVYEDIRGTSSTPIAIKFDCSVKNPCTEIKLQNVNLTYLNKTAQSFCSNVVGKAIDLVRPNSCL, from the exons ATGAAGCTTTCTGGTTGTAATTTACCTGGAATTATTGTGATGGTCTTTGTTATGCTAAGTTCAAGTTCAACATCTGCGATTACAAACTTTAATGTCTTAAACTTTGGGGCTATCCCGACTGGTAGAACCGATTCAGCGGACAGTTTCCTCAAGGCATGGAATGCAGCCTGTGGCACGGCAGACTCGACCTTCATATATGTGCCCAAAGGACGGTATTTGGTTGGTCCATTGGCTTTTAAAGGCCAATGCAAAAGCTCTCAGATCATTATAAGAATCGATGGCACAATTGTGGCTCCTTTGGATTATGGAGTGCTGGGAAAATCGAATAATTGGTTCAGCTTTGAAGATGTGAGCGGTGTTTCTATAATTGGTCGAGGTACATTTGATGCTAAAGGACCTTCTCTTTGGGCCTGCAAAGCTTCCAACTCCAACTCATGTCCTTCCGGGGCCACG ACACTGAGTTTTACCAAATCCAACAACATCAGGATCAATGGATTAACGTCTTTAAATAGCCAAATGTTTCATATTGTGATCAATGGATGCCAAAATGTGCACCTCGAAGGAGTTAAGATCGTCGCTGCTGGTAATAGTCCCAACACTGATGGCATCCATGTCCAATTATCGAGAAATGTGGAAATTTTAAGCACTTCCATTAAAACTGGAGATGATTGCATCTCGATTGGTTCTGGCACTGAAAATTTATGGATTGAACAAGTCACTTGTGGTCCTGGTCATGGCATCAg CATTGGAAGTTTGGCAAAGGATTTGGAAGAGGAAGGAGTCCAAAATGTTACGGTCAAAAAGACAATTTTTTCCAACACTCAAAATGGGTTAAGGATCAAATCATGGGCTAGGCCTAGTAACGGATATGTTCAAGGGATACGATTTATAGATTCCGTGATGAAAAATGTTCAAAATCCTATTGTGATTGATCAAAATTATTGTCCTCGCAATGAAAATTGCCCGGGTCAG GTTTCGGGAATAAAGATTAATGATATCGTGTATGAAGATATAAGAGGAACATCATCGACACCCATAGCTATAAAATTCGATTGTAGTGTCAAAAACCCGTGCACTGAAATAAAATTGCAAAATGTGAATTTGACATATTTGAACAAAACAGCTCAATCATTTTGTAGCAATGTGGTTGGAAAAGCAATTGATTTAGTTCGACCAAACAGTTGTTTGTAA